In Carnobacterium sp. CP1, the following are encoded in one genomic region:
- a CDS encoding glycoside hydrolase family 1 protein: MKYQFPENFWWGSAASGPQTEGVYEGDGKGQNIWDYWYEQEPTKFFHQVGPEKTSRFYEKYKEDIQLMKETGHNSFRTSIQWSRLFPEGAGEVNQKAVDFYNAVIDELIANDIEPFINLYHFDMPMALQEKGGWLNRETVEAYVVFAKTCFELFGDRVKKWFTHNEPVVPVEGGYLYQFHYPNVVDMKKAVQVGYHEVLASAKAIKVYHEMNQTGEIGIILNLTPSYPRDENNPEDVKAAAIADAIFNRSFLDSSVKGEFPQDLIELLRDIDHLPEIETGDLETIKENAVDLLGVNYYQPRRIKAKETTTKLAEGPMPDDYFDNYIMPGRKMNPYRGWEIYEKGIYDILTNLRENYGNIRCFISENGMGVEGEEDYINADGSIEDDYRIEFVKDHLAYVHQAIQEGSNVQGYHMWTCMDNWSWTNAYKNRYGFIAVDLEQEGKRTIKKSGRWFKEMTDQNGFNA, encoded by the coding sequence ATGAAATATCAATTTCCTGAAAATTTTTGGTGGGGTTCTGCTGCCAGCGGACCACAAACAGAAGGCGTATATGAAGGCGATGGCAAAGGACAAAACATCTGGGATTACTGGTATGAACAAGAACCAACTAAATTCTTTCACCAAGTAGGACCAGAAAAAACGTCGCGTTTTTATGAAAAATACAAAGAAGATATTCAATTAATGAAGGAAACCGGACACAATAGTTTCCGGACTTCTATTCAATGGAGCCGTTTGTTCCCAGAAGGTGCTGGGGAAGTTAATCAAAAGGCTGTTGACTTTTACAATGCAGTGATCGATGAATTGATTGCGAATGACATTGAACCCTTTATAAACTTATATCATTTTGATATGCCAATGGCGTTACAAGAAAAAGGCGGTTGGTTAAACCGTGAGACTGTGGAAGCTTATGTTGTTTTTGCTAAAACATGTTTTGAATTATTTGGAGACCGAGTTAAAAAATGGTTTACACATAACGAACCGGTTGTCCCAGTAGAAGGCGGTTATTTGTATCAATTCCATTATCCAAACGTAGTTGATATGAAAAAAGCTGTTCAAGTAGGATACCATGAAGTGCTAGCCAGCGCTAAAGCGATCAAAGTTTACCACGAAATGAATCAAACAGGTGAAATTGGAATTATTTTGAATTTAACACCAAGTTATCCAAGAGATGAAAATAATCCTGAAGATGTTAAAGCAGCTGCTATTGCTGATGCTATTTTTAATCGTTCTTTTTTAGATTCTTCAGTCAAAGGCGAGTTTCCTCAAGATTTAATCGAGTTATTGCGTGACATCGATCACTTACCTGAAATTGAAACTGGCGATTTAGAGACCATTAAAGAAAATGCAGTTGATTTACTCGGTGTAAACTATTATCAGCCACGTCGAATCAAAGCGAAAGAAACGACAACTAAATTAGCTGAAGGGCCAATGCCGGACGATTACTTTGATAACTATATTATGCCAGGCCGTAAAATGAATCCTTATCGAGGATGGGAAATTTACGAAAAAGGTATTTACGATATTTTAACAAATTTGAGAGAGAATTATGGCAACATTCGTTGTTTCATTTCTGAAAACGGTATGGGAGTCGAGGGTGAAGAAGACTATATCAATGCGGATGGTTCAATTGAAGACGATTACCGAATCGAATTTGTGAAAGACCACTTGGCGTATGTTCATCAAGCTATCCAAGAAGGCAGCAATGTCCAGGGGTACCATATGTGGACATGCATGGATAACTGGTCATGGACAAATGCTTATAAAAACCGCTATGGTTTTATTGCAGTTGATTTAGAGCAAGAAGGCAAACGGACAATTAAAAAGAGTGGTCGCTGGTTTAAAGAAATGACCGATCAAAACGGTTTTAATGCATAA
- the celB gene encoding PTS cellobiose transporter subunit IIC — MNEFIDKLGEKLMPIAGKLGENRHLKVLRDAFMLSFPITMFGSIVVVLNNLPFFSDATKGTLGTLFGNGQNATMSIMTIFVTFGIGYYLSKSYDVEAIYGGAVSLSAYLILTPFNAVTEGGEAITGVLTLDRLGAKGMFIGMIAAFIAAEIYTRIVKKGIVIKMPEGVPPAVAKSFAALLPAIITLTVFLLVNAAVVGFFATNLHDVVYNVIQVPLTGLGSGLPATLVAVFFVQFLWFFGLHGQIIVNSVMDPIWNTLMLENLDAYKAGEALPHIVTKPFMEIYTVGMGGSGSTLIVVLLMGFIMKSKQLKEVGRLALGPAIFNVNEPLIFGMPLVLNASIFIPWVLAPMVVTAFNYFMMATNIFPTPTGVSVPWTVPVIINGIMATSSFMGGLLQIIDMALIGVIWFPFLKLIDRTNLGHVDMGEPENV; from the coding sequence ATGAATGAGTTTATTGATAAACTGGGCGAAAAACTAATGCCTATTGCTGGAAAGCTCGGAGAAAACCGACATCTGAAAGTTTTACGTGATGCATTTATGCTTTCATTCCCGATCACTATGTTTGGATCTATTGTAGTAGTTTTAAACAACTTGCCATTTTTCAGCGATGCAACAAAAGGTACATTAGGAACGTTGTTTGGTAATGGACAAAACGCGACTATGTCGATCATGACCATTTTTGTTACTTTTGGTATTGGGTATTATCTAAGCAAGTCCTATGACGTAGAAGCCATTTATGGTGGTGCTGTTTCTTTATCTGCTTATCTGATCTTGACACCGTTCAATGCAGTGACTGAAGGTGGCGAAGCCATCACCGGTGTATTGACTTTAGACCGTTTAGGGGCTAAAGGGATGTTTATTGGGATGATTGCAGCTTTCATTGCAGCGGAAATTTACACACGTATCGTTAAAAAAGGCATCGTCATTAAAATGCCTGAAGGAGTTCCGCCTGCAGTAGCAAAATCATTTGCAGCTTTACTACCAGCAATTATAACATTAACTGTCTTTTTATTAGTAAATGCAGCCGTTGTCGGCTTCTTTGCAACTAACTTACACGATGTAGTCTATAATGTCATTCAAGTTCCATTGACAGGTTTAGGCAGTGGATTACCGGCTACACTGGTTGCCGTTTTCTTTGTACAATTCTTATGGTTCTTTGGATTACATGGACAAATCATTGTCAACTCAGTAATGGACCCCATTTGGAATACGTTAATGTTGGAAAATTTAGATGCTTATAAAGCAGGCGAAGCTTTACCGCATATCGTAACTAAACCATTCATGGAAATTTATACAGTAGGAATGGGTGGTTCTGGGAGCACGTTGATAGTCGTTCTTTTAATGGGTTTCATTATGAAGAGCAAACAATTGAAAGAAGTAGGGCGCTTAGCTTTAGGACCAGCTATCTTTAATGTAAATGAACCGTTGATTTTCGGTATGCCGTTAGTACTAAACGCTTCGATTTTTATTCCTTGGGTTTTAGCACCAATGGTGGTGACCGCCTTCAACTACTTTATGATGGCGACCAATATTTTCCCAACACCAACCGGAGTGTCGGTTCCGTGGACGGTACCTGTTATCATCAACGGAATTATGGCAACCAGCTCGTTTATGGGCGGATTGCTCCAAATCATCGATATGGCACTTATTGGCGTAATTTGGTTCCCGTTCTTAAAACTGATCGATCGTACCAATTTAGGACATGTCGATATGGGTGAACCTGAAAACGTTTAA